The window ATATCTCTGACCGGGGCTGCATTGACCTGGCGATACCGAAATTCTCCGCTTGCCGGAATTTTAATGATCTCCTCCTGGTTCGTTACCACTTCTCCTGTGAGGGCGCGCAGGGGCGGAGCCTCTTTGACAGGCCTCTCGCTACCATCCGGGCGCAACACGACCAGGCTCTTCGCCAGCTTTTCTACTTCGATCATCTGATTAGGGTCAATGCAGAAGTGTTTGAGAGCAGATGGGTTTGCTATGGTGAATGTCTTATGTGTATCTGCAAACCAGACCTCGTCGGTCATGCTGCTGATCAGTGAGGATAGTCTGGTTTTCTCTTCTTGAACAGATTCCAGAAGTGCCCGGATTTCATATTCCGCCCGCTTGAGATCGGTGATGTCCGCGGAAATACCCAGCAGGTATTCGGGTTCTCCGTTTTCGTCCGGGATCGGCACTTTCTTGGTGTGCAGGATGCGCTCTCCTTTTTTCCGGGTCTGAATGGGTTCTTCCGGGATATCAACAACCTTCTTCCCGTATAGAACATCCCGGTCATTCTCAGTAAAGAAATCTGCCTGTTCCTTCGAGAAGAAATCATAATCGTTCTTCCCCAACAGGTCGTCCCTGGAATAACCCAGCAATTCCTCTCCCGCCCGGTTGAAACGGGAGAACCGGAGTTCCTTGGCATCCTTGAGGAAGATCATGTCCGGGATATTCTCGATAATCGAGTCCAGGAACACATTCATCCGGCGCATTTCCTCCTCCCGCTGCTTGCGCTCCGTAATATCTACGATAGCACCTCTAAGCCCCACAGGTTTGCTATCACTGTAAATTACACTTGAGATTACAATGGCAGGAAAGACAGACCCATCTAACCTCATTAAAGTATATTCAGTGCCTCTTATTTGCTCCCCCTTTAACAGCCCTTGAATGTTCTTGCTCGATTTATCAATGTCTTCAGGTGAAATTAGCTGCCATGCTTTAAAACCTTTCTTTAAATCCTCTTCTGTACCTATAAAAGTTTCATAAATAGCGCGGTTGACAGAAGTAATATTGGCTTCCAAATCCATATCATATACCGGGATTGGCAAAAAATCATATAGATCACGATATTTCTTCTCGCTCTCCTGTAGTGCCTCCTCCGCCTGCTTGCGGGTGGTTTGGTCCTCTGCTTGGACGATAATCAAATCCGGGAAAATGAAACCATACTGCACGAAAAGGAATCTACCCGGTGCGAAGCGACGGGAACTTATTTCCCGTTTAATAGCACGCTGTTCCTGGAAGCAAAGATTCAAATCACGGAGGATCTGAGGTCTGTCTTTATACAGTTCCACGGCACTGGCTCCGAGATAGTCGAAGACTTTGCCGTTGGTCAGTTGCTTGGCGGCCTTGTTGAAATCTAAAAGAGTGAAATCGTCCCCTTTTTTTTTCCAGGTGAAGGTCGGGGTGGGACTATCCTGATACAGGCGTTTGAAACGTTCTTCGCTGTTCCGCAGCTCCTCCTCTGCCTGCTCACGGTCCGTAATGTCGCGGGCAACAGAAATGATTCCGATGATCTTGCCTTCGCGCATAACGGGCGACCCACTGACTTCACCATACTTTATGGTTCCATCCTTTGCGATAAACCGATAAATCGTCGCATGAATTGTGTCACCCTTTAAGATCAAACTCATATCGGCTAAAGCCTGCTCAAAAGATTCCGGCGTAAGGACATTTCCTAAATCGGAAACAGGTCGGCCAATGAAATCTTGTGGTTTGTATCCCAATATTTTCTCCACGCTCGGAGATATGCTAATAATGTTGAGATCTGTATCAAGTGTATAAATAACATCCGACACATTCTCAAAAGATAAACGATAGCTCTCCTCCAATATCCTCAACTCCTGATTAGCAATCTCCAGATCCAGCATTTTCTTTTCAAGTTTACTGAAAAGGATTTCATTGTACTGCCTGAAAACCTCCATTTCTTCCTCAAGCGGTTTAGTCGCCACTTGCTTGACCACATAGTTTTCTTCCAACACCTCTTTTAGAATACTCATCAGTATATCCGGTTCCTGGGGTTTGATGATGAATCGCTCCGCCCCGAGGCTTAATGCAAAATCCTCGTTCTTGGATCCGGTATAGGTGGCGGTGTAAAATACCAAGGGGATATGCTTGAGTGTATCATCTGATTTCCATCGCCGGCATAAGGCGTAGCCATCCATCACGGGCATCAGAATGTCCGTGACAATCAGATCCGGAGGGTTTAGAATGGCTTTATCCAGCGCATCCTTGCCGTTTTCCGCCGAAATCACTTCAAAACCGTATCCCTTCAGCAGGGTTTCCAGCATGTATAGATTGGTGCTGTCGTCGTCAACAATCAAGATTGTTTTTTTCATTGTTTCTCCCCATGATGATCTTTTTTTGATAAATGCTTTTCAACCTGTACTGCAAGCATATCCGGGGCGATCGGTATTTCTATATAGCCGCTGCAGCCCGCCTCAACCCAGATACATTGAAACATTGACACTGTCGATCTGTTCCGGCTTGAGGTAGCGCTTGGCGTACTTCAAGTATACGCCCGAAAGAAGGAACAGGTCGAACAGCCCTGGATCGATGTGCCTGTCTTTCTTGAAAAAGGAGAGGATCTTCACTGACTCGGAGAGCGTCTTGGCCTTTTTGTATGGGCGGTCGGAAGCGGTAAGGGCTTCGAAGATATCGGCAATCGCCATGATGCGGGCCGGCACCGACAAATCGTCTTTTGTCAGACCACGCGGGTACCCTGAGCCCGTCAACGTTTCGTGATGAGTGCCCGCATATTCGGGAACCCTTTGCAGTTCTCTCGGAAACGGCAGAGCATCCAGCATGACGACAGTCTGGATAATGTGCTCGTTGATCTTGAAGCGCTCCTCCTCGGAGAGCGTGCCCCGTGCCACGCACAGGTTGAGGATCTCGCCGAAATTGTAAAGGCTTTCCGGAACCTGCAACTTGAATCCGTACTTGGGATCGAGCGCTTTGTCGACACCCCGGGGGATGATGTGGTAGGGCTTGTCGGAGAGGAGGGGTTCGACCGCCGGTAGCTCGGAGGCGGACACGCTTTCATAGCGCCGCA is drawn from Deltaproteobacteria bacterium and contains these coding sequences:
- a CDS encoding PAS domain S-box protein produces the protein MKKTILIVDDDSTNLYMLETLLKGYGFEVISAENGKDALDKAILNPPDLIVTDILMPVMDGYALCRRWKSDDTLKHIPLVFYTATYTGSKNEDFALSLGAERFIIKPQEPDILMSILKEVLEENYVVKQVATKPLEEEMEVFRQYNEILFSKLEKKMLDLEIANQELRILEESYRLSFENVSDVIYTLDTDLNIISISPSVEKILGYKPQDFIGRPVSDLGNVLTPESFEQALADMSLILKGDTIHATIYRFIAKDGTIKYGEVSGSPVMREGKIIGIISVARDITDREQAEEELRNSEERFKRLYQDSPTPTFTWKKKGDDFTLLDFNKAAKQLTNGKVFDYLGASAVELYKDRPQILRDLNLCFQEQRAIKREISSRRFAPGRFLFVQYGFIFPDLIIVQAEDQTTRKQAEEALQESEKKYRDLYDFLPIPVYDMDLEANITSVNRAIYETFIGTEEDLKKGFKAWQLISPEDIDKSSKNIQGLLKGEQIRGTEYTLMRLDGSVFPAIVISSVIYSDSKPVGLRGAIVDITERKQREEEMRRMNVFLDSIIENIPDMIFLKDAKELRFSRFNRAGEELLGYSRDDLLGKNDYDFFSKEQADFFTENDRDVLYGKKVVDIPEEPIQTRKKGERILHTKKVPIPDENGEPEYLLGISADITDLKRAEYEIRALLESVQEEKTRLSSLISSMTDEVWFADTHKTFTIANPSALKHFCIDPNQMIEVEKLAKSLVVLRPDGSERPVKEAPPLRALTGEVVTNQEEIIKIPASGEFRYRQVNAAPVRDITGNIIGSVSVVRDITEKKQAEEELQRTVKNLRRAVQTTIQVMVSTVETRDPYTAGHQIRSADLARAIATEMELPPDKIEGIRMAGSIHDIGKLSIPAEILSKPTKLSEIEFRLIKEHSRKGYEILKDVESPWPLAEIVFQHHERMDGSGYPRNLKGDDILMEARILAVSDVVESMASHRPYRPALGLNAALEEIENNKGTIYDADVADACLRLFREKSFQLERA